The stretch of DNA AAGGCAGAAGTCTTTTTACTACCGATAATATATTTTACGCAAAATATGATAATGTTGAAGGGTTGGCTCAATCTTCAGCAGTATCCATCAATGGTTTAAAAGTGGGGCAGGTTGATAAAATTATCCCGCAAACAACCAAAGAAGGAAAGATCAATTTTGTAGTGAAGATTACAGTTGATAATAAATTCGAATTTTCAAAAAATTCTACCCTTGAAATCTTTGAACCGGGATTAATGTCCGGAAAAGAAATGAGAGTAAATCTGGTATACGGTGGAGCTTCTGCAAAAGATGGAGATACCTTGCAAGGTGCTTTCAAATTAGGAACATTGGGAAGTCTTTCTTCTCAGGTAGGACCTGTAAAAGATCAGCTGCAATCTGTTTTACATCATGTAGACTCTTTAATGACAAATGCTAATTTAATTGTTGACGGCCAAAATAGAGCTGAAATCAAAGCATTGTTATCCAATCTTAATAAAACGGTAGGAGCTTTACAAACGACTGCAGGCAGTGTTAATAATCTAGTGGGGCATAATGATCCGAAACTTCAAAGAGTATTGGATGATGCGAGCCTTACCATGCAAAGTGGTAAAGTTACTTTGGATAAATATGGTAACCTTGCTGAAAGTATTGATACCAAAAAATTAAATGCTGCTATTAACAACTTAGATGCTACTGTTGGAAAGCTTAATCAGGTAATTGGAGGAATTGATAATGGACAGGGAAGTCTTGGTAAGCTAATGAAAGATGAACAGCTTTACAACAACTTGAATTCAGCATCTACGAACCTGAATTCATTGATAGAAGATATGAAAGCGAATCCAAAGAGATACATCAATTTCTCTGTTTTTGGTAAGAATAATAAAGATTAATAATACACCTTATGCAGTACATCGATAATGTTATTTTTCTGATTTTATTAGTTGCTGGGTTTGGATTGTTTGCGAAAAGCCTTTCGAAAATTTACAGAAATATTCGCCTAGGTAGAGAAATCAATCGAAATGATCATAAGTCAGAGCGTTGGGAAACCATGGCACGTGTTGCAATGGGGCAGAGTAAAATGGTAAAACGTCCCGTAGCAGGTATTTTACACCTTTTCGTTTACGTTGGTTTTATCATCATTAATATAGAACTTATTGAGATAATTGTGGACGGGATATTTGGAACCCATCGTTTTTTATCTTCAATTCTGGGAGACAGCTTTTATAGTTTCTTCACCGCTACACTGGAAATACTAGCCTTGTTAGTAATTATTGGTGTTGTGATATTCTTTATCCGTAGAAACTTTTACGGGGTTAAAAGATTAACGATGAAAGAGCTTTTCGGCTGGCCAAAACATGATGCCAACTGGATTCTTATTATTGAATTTGCCCTAATGATGGCTTTTCTAAAAATGAATACGGCTGACTGGGTTCTACAGCAAAGAGGTTTGCTTCCTCAACATGGAAGTTTCCCGATCAGTTCTACATTTTTAGCTCCTATATACAATAATTTTAGTGACGGTTTCTTATTCTTTACAGAAAAAGCGGCTTGGTGGTTCCATTTTGTGGGGATTTTATTCTTTATGAATTACCTTTACTATTCAAAACATTTGCATATTATTTTGGCGTTTCCAAGTACTTGGTTTGCTAATCTTGAGAAAAAAGGAAAGTTCAACAATCTGGATTCTGTTACTAAAGAAATAAAATTAATGATGGATCCGAATGCAGATCCTTACGCTGCCCCGGCAGAAGGTGAGACTGCAGATGTTCCTTCTAAATTTGGAGCTGAAGATATATTTGATTTAGACCAGGTTCAGTTGCTTAATGCATATTCATGTACAGAATGTGGAAGATGTACTTCTGTATGTCCTGCCAATATTACAGGTAAGAAGCTCTCTCCAAGATTAATCCTGATGAAAACCAGAGATCGTTTGGAAGAAGTAGGAAAAAATATCGACAAAAATGGAAAATTTGTTGATGATGGAAAAAAATTACTTAACGACTATATTACAAAAGAAGAACTTTGGGCGTGTACTACATGTAATGCTTGTACTGAAGCCTGCCCTATATTACTGGATCCTCTTTCCATTATTTTTGAAATGAGACGATTCCTGGTGATGGAACAATCTGCTGCACCACAAGAGTTGAATCTTATGATGACCAATGTGGAAAATAATGCTGCTCCTTGGCAGTATAATCAGGCAGACCGATTAAATTGGGCAAAGGAAAACTAGATAATTAAAATAAATTTGAAAATTTGAAAATTGATTAAATCAACTCATTTTCAAATTTCCGAATTCTCACATTTTCAAATTGAAAGAAAAAATGGATTTCAATATAAAAACAATGGCAGAATACGCTGCCGAAGGAAAATCGCCGGAAGTATTGTTTTGGGTTGGATGCGCTGGAAGTTTTGATGACCGTGCTAAGAAGATTACCAAAGCATTTTGCAAGATCCTTAATAAAATAGGGGTAGAGTTTGCTGTTTTAGGACAAGAAGAAAGCTGTACGGGAGATCCTGCGAAGCGTGCCGGAAATGAATTTGTTTTTCAAATGATGGCATTAACGAATATCGAAGTTCTTAATGCTTATGAAGTTAAAAAGATAGTGACGGCTTGTCCTCATTGTTTTAATACCCTTAAAAATGAATACCCTAGTTTAGGTGGGCATTTTGAAGTGGTACACCATACTCAGTTTCTAAAAAAACTGATGGAGGAAGGCAGGCTGAAGATTGAAGGCGGCGCCTTTAAAGGAAAGAAAATTACTTTTCACGATCCTTGCTACTTAGGAAGAGCAAATGATGAGTATGAGGCACCAAGAATGCTTCTGGAAAAACTGGACGCCGAGCTTGTAGAAATGAAACGTTGCAAGACTAATGGTCTTTGCTGTGGTGCTGGTGGTGCTCAGATGTTTAAAGAACCTGAAAAAGGAAACAAGGATATCAATGTCGAAAGAACGGAAGAAGCTCTTTCAGTTGAACCTAAAGTGATTGCAACAGGTTGTCCGTTCTGTAATACAATGATGACTGACGGTGTAAAACACTTTAATAAAAATGAAGAAGTTGCTGTAAAAGATATCGTAGAACTTCTTGCGGAAGCAGATGATTTATAAATGAAATCGATTAAAAATATAACAATAAAACTCAAGACAACTCTTGAGTTTTATTATTTATAAAAAGATAAAGTCAATTATAATTCTTAATTTTATACTTTAATAAATTGTACGGAAATGAAAATTGAAGAATCCAATATAGTAGAAACCAGCGACTACAGAGTTATCATATACCCTGCTTCAAGACCTTTTACAACGAAAGAGGCAAAAGTAATTACTGAGAAGTTATATGATTTTCTTGCAGGTTGGGCGGCTCATGGTAAACCACTTTCATCATCTTTTAAAATCGAGAAAAACCAATTTATTGTGGTGTGCGTAGATGAAGAGAAAGAGATGGCATCCGGCTGCAGTATTGACGCTCTAGGGAAAATTATGAGAGAAATTGATGAAGAGTATCAATTGGGATTATTTGACAGAATGAAAGCTAGTTTCGTAGAAAATGGAGAGGTTAAAACACTAAAGCTTATCGATTTTAAAACAAAGCTTAGAAGTGGAGAACTATCAAGAGATATTCAGGTTTTTGATTTTTCTAAAAATACCTATCTTGATTTTTTAAGCCATTTTCTTTTACCGGTTGATAAAAGCTGGGCAGCATCTATTAAATAGATCTATTGACTATAATAATAAACAAAAAAGTGGATTCTTTCCACTTTTTTGTTTTTAAAGTATATTTGCATAAAACTGGTAAAATTAATAAGCTAGTTGAGCATTTGCTTACACCATATTTCCTAAACACATGCCTAGAATACTTTTTCTAACGACTGCACACCAATATCATGATGACAGGATCTTTTATCATCAGGCAAAAGAGCTCAAAAAATATGGATTTGTTGTTAAGATTTGCAGTCTGAGTTCAGAGTTTAATGGTGCTATTGATGATGTTGAGATTGAATCGTATGCTATTTTAGATCAGAGTACAGCACAAAAAATTAAAGTGTTTGAAAATATAGGTAATAAATTTCAGCCTGATTGTATTATTTGCTCAGAGCCACTTGCTGTTATTGCTGCAAAAAAAATAAAAGGAAAGAAAAACGTAAGTATCATATACGATGTTACGGAATGGTATCCTTCCAAAAGGATGGTTGAGAATTTCTCTTTTTTGATGAAATGGGCTCATGGGATTAAATTCTTTATGATACAGCTGTATGCTGGATACCTAAGCTCCTCTTTTATTTTTGGAGAAAATACCAAGAAGTTTCCTCTGGCTTATGTCTTCCCTTTCAAAAAAAAGATAATTTTGCCTTATTATCCCGATGATGCTTATATTTATAAAAGTATTAAACAATTGGAACCTGATTCTATAACATTATGTTATACGGGACAGCTTTCGAAGGAAAAAGGGATCGGAAATTTTTTTGAAGCAATTGATGTATTACGGAAAAGAAGACCAGATTTAAAAATCAATATTTTAATAATAGGTTCGTCCAGAAAGGAAAAAGATAAACAGTATTTTTCTGAATTGTTATCCCAATATCAATGGGAAAATATCAGAATTGAAAAATCCGTTTCGT from Chryseobacterium piperi encodes:
- a CDS encoding (Fe-S)-binding protein — translated: MDFNIKTMAEYAAEGKSPEVLFWVGCAGSFDDRAKKITKAFCKILNKIGVEFAVLGQEESCTGDPAKRAGNEFVFQMMALTNIEVLNAYEVKKIVTACPHCFNTLKNEYPSLGGHFEVVHHTQFLKKLMEEGRLKIEGGAFKGKKITFHDPCYLGRANDEYEAPRMLLEKLDAELVEMKRCKTNGLCCGAGGAQMFKEPEKGNKDINVERTEEALSVEPKVIATGCPFCNTMMTDGVKHFNKNEEVAVKDIVELLAEADDL
- a CDS encoding glycosyltransferase; the protein is MPRILFLTTAHQYHDDRIFYHQAKELKKYGFVVKICSLSSEFNGAIDDVEIESYAILDQSTAQKIKVFENIGNKFQPDCIICSEPLAVIAAKKIKGKKNVSIIYDVTEWYPSKRMVENFSFLMKWAHGIKFFMIQLYAGYLSSSFIFGENTKKFPLAYVFPFKKKIILPYYPDDAYIYKSIKQLEPDSITLCYTGQLSKEKGIGNFFEAIDVLRKRRPDLKINILIIGSSRKEKDKQYFSELLSQYQWENIRIEKSVSFESFTKAYAEADLCFDLREMNYENHHCLPIKIFYYAASGKPVIYTDLKATRQHVEVSKFGFLVDPEDAEAIANKIMDYIDDAELYNTHAHNARSEYEKKYTWNGIRNMFTDFVKQSIQ
- a CDS encoding MlaD family protein, encoding MKFSKELKAGVIALIAVVGFVLLFQFMKGRSLFTTDNIFYAKYDNVEGLAQSSAVSINGLKVGQVDKIIPQTTKEGKINFVVKITVDNKFEFSKNSTLEIFEPGLMSGKEMRVNLVYGGASAKDGDTLQGAFKLGTLGSLSSQVGPVKDQLQSVLHHVDSLMTNANLIVDGQNRAEIKALLSNLNKTVGALQTTAGSVNNLVGHNDPKLQRVLDDASLTMQSGKVTLDKYGNLAESIDTKKLNAAINNLDATVGKLNQVIGGIDNGQGSLGKLMKDEQLYNNLNSASTNLNSLIEDMKANPKRYINFSVFGKNNKD
- a CDS encoding 4Fe-4S dicluster domain-containing protein, giving the protein MQYIDNVIFLILLVAGFGLFAKSLSKIYRNIRLGREINRNDHKSERWETMARVAMGQSKMVKRPVAGILHLFVYVGFIIINIELIEIIVDGIFGTHRFLSSILGDSFYSFFTATLEILALLVIIGVVIFFIRRNFYGVKRLTMKELFGWPKHDANWILIIEFALMMAFLKMNTADWVLQQRGLLPQHGSFPISSTFLAPIYNNFSDGFLFFTEKAAWWFHFVGILFFMNYLYYSKHLHIILAFPSTWFANLEKKGKFNNLDSVTKEIKLMMDPNADPYAAPAEGETADVPSKFGAEDIFDLDQVQLLNAYSCTECGRCTSVCPANITGKKLSPRLILMKTRDRLEEVGKNIDKNGKFVDDGKKLLNDYITKEELWACTTCNACTEACPILLDPLSIIFEMRRFLVMEQSAAPQELNLMMTNVENNAAPWQYNQADRLNWAKEN